The DNA region AAGTTCGCTTTGTCGCTTGGTAAGTTGAGGGTCCATAACGGGGTGTTCTCTTTACTGTTCGAGAGAACACTACTCAAAGGAACATTTTGAGACAAGAACTTTTTACCTACTGATTTCCTGTCCCCTCATGAGCGTCGGATACAGAGGGACATTTTCGAACACGAGCCCCACGGTCGCTCGCTCAATCGAGTGGATTGTCACTTCCCCCGGCGGGTTTGATCCGCGACGACAACCGGGAGTTGGTTCGTAATGCCTATTATCCTCCACAGGTCCAGCGAATCGCACCTTGCGTCCCCCGCTCTGATCCACCAAGTTCAGCCAACCCACCTTCTTCCCCTGCTATGAGACTTCCCCACTGGATCCCCCTCATCTTCCTTTTCATCCTCACCCACGCGGCATCCGCCGCCTCGGCTCCGTCGATCTACGGCAAGGCCGCCATTGTAGTCGATGCCGATACCGGCGTCGTTCTCTATACCAAGAACGCGGACCAGCGACGCCCCGTCGCCAGCACGCAGAAGCTTCTCACCGCTTTGCTAGTCCTCGAAAAGGGTAACGTCAACGGCATGCTCACGGTCGACCGGTCGGACACGCTCGTGGCTCCCGCCAAGATCGGCCTGCGTACAGGCCAACAATACCGCCGCATCGACTTGCTGCGTACACTTCTGGTAAAATCCAGTAACGATGTCGCGCACTGCCTCGCACGGGACCACTCGGGCTCGGAGGCCGCGTTCGCCCGCCTCATGACTCGACGCGCCCGCCAACTCGGCATGGTCAACAGCAACTTCAAGAACGCCTCGGGATTGCCCGCCGATGGTCAGTACTCGACCGCCCGCGACATGGCCCGCCTCGCCATTACCTCCTACCACACACCAGCCATCCGGGCGATCACCAAGATTGAGACGCTTCCCTTCCGCTTCGCCAACGGCCGCACCAGAACGCTTCACAATACCAATAAGCTTCTCAAGCGGATGCCTGGTGTAAACGGTCTCAAAACCGGATACACCAACGCTGCCGGCCGCTGTCTCATCTGCTCGATCAATCGCGACGGACGCAATATCATCACCGTCGTACTCGGCAGCTCGTCACGCCACATTTGGAACGACAGCCGCAAGCTCCTCGAATACGGGCTCAGTCAGGCGAAGTAACCCCAACCTCCACACACGTGCCCGCGTCCGATCCACACCACCGGCTGCCGGAATCCGAGCTAGCAGACTTGGAGAACCGTGGACTGCTGCGTTCGCTGCGCCACATGGCATCCCCGCAGGGGCGATCTCTCACCCCACAAGGCGGCCGGCCGATGGTGAATTTCGCATCCAACGACTACCTCGGTCTCGCCACGCACCCCACGCTCAAATGTGCCGCCAGCGATGCGGCCGACCGTTGGGGAACCGGTTCCGGTGCCTCCAGGCTCGTCTGCGGCACGCTCCTCCCTCACGTCACGCTTGAGTCGCGCCTCGCTGAATTCAAACAAGCAGAAGCCGCACTGACATTCTCCTCTGGCTACGCCTGCGCCGTGGGAACACTCGGCGCTCTCGCCGGCAAGGATGACATCCTGATTCTAGACAAACTCTGCCACGCATCGCTGGTCGATGGCGCACGCCTCTGCGGTGCCACCCTCCGCGTATTCCCCCACAACCACCTCGACAAGCTCGAGTCGCACTTGAAGTGGGCCCAATCCAAGATCCAGGCCAATGGCCGTATCATCGTCGCCGTGGAGTCGATCTATTCGATGGATGGAGACACGGCTCCGCTCGAAGCCATCGTCACTCTGAAGGAACAATACAAAGCACTGCTGCTTGTCGATGAAGCGCATTCGATTGGAATCTGTGGGCCGGGTGGGCGCGGGCTCGCCGCCGCTCTCGGAGTCGCTTCATCCATCGATTTCCAAATGGGCACCTTGTCGAAAGCTCTTGGTGGTTCGGGAGGCTACCTCTGCGCCTCGCGCAAGTGGATCGACCTCCTGATCAACCGCGCCCGATCATTCATTTATTCAACCGCTCCATCACCCATCAGCGCCGCAGTAGCCACCGCCGCAATCGACCTGGTCGACAGCGAGGAAGGCGACACCTTGCGCTCCCAACTGCAATCCAACATCACCAGGTTGAGAGCCCTCACAGGCAACTCGGAGCTCACCGGACCAAGCGCAATCGTTCCATTAATTGTCGGCGAGAGCGATGCCGCGCTCTCCCTCTCAGACGCCCTGGCCAAGCGGGGAATCCTGGCACCCGCCATACGCTACCCGACCGTACCCAAAGGCAGTGCCCGCATCCGCTTCACCACCACCACCGCACACACGGATGAGGATTTCGTCCTGTTGCAGGATGCCTTAACTTGTCGTTGATTACTCATCATGCCAAAGCTCGCCCTTCTCCAATTGCCTGCATCTGCAGACCGTGCGGAAAACATCTCCCGCACCGAGGCCGCCATCCGTGAGGCCGCTGCCAATGGCGCCCAAATTGTCTGCACCCAAGAACTCTTCACCACGCTCTATTTTTGCCGTGAGCAAGATCCGGAGCACTTCGATCTCGCAGACGAACTTCCAGGTGACATCACCGAGCATCACTGCGCACTAGCCAAGGAGCTTGGCATCGTCATCGTCGCTTCGGGCTTCGAACGCCGCGCCCCCGGGCTCTACCACAACACAGCCTGGGTCGTGGATGCTGACGGTTCATTCCTCGGACTGTATCGCAAAATGCACATCCCTCAGGACCCTGGGTTTGAGGAGAAGTTCTTCTTCACGCCGGGCGATATTGGCTACAAAGCTTGGGACACCGCATTCGGGAAAATCGGTGTGCTCATCTGCTGGGACCAATGGTACCCCGAAGCCGCACGCCTCACCGCGCTCCAGGGCGCTCAGATTCTCATCTACCCAACCGCCATCGGCTGGCTTCCAGAAGAAAAACCCCAACTCGGCGAAGCCCAGCACTGCGCATGGGAAACCGTCCAGCGTGGACACGCCGTCGCCAACAGCTGCTACGTCGCCGCCATCAACCGCGTCGGCACCGAGGGCGACACCGAATTCTGGGGACAGTCTTTCGTTGCCAACCACTACGGACAGGTCGTCGCCCGCGGCTCGATCTCAGATCAACAAATCATCTACGCCGACTGCGACCTCGATGCCATCGATGAACACCGCCGCATGTGGCCGTTCTTCCGCGACCGCCGCATCGACAGCTACTCTAATATTCTGAAGCGCTGGGACGACTGATCTCGGCAATCCAAAAAAAATGGCGTGCTTTCCGAGGAAAGCACGCCATTTGAAGTTCATCGACTCACTTCTTGTCTTCAGCTCGCTTCTTGGCAGCTCCCGAGGCGAAGATCAATCCAAACACAAGGAATACCACGCCGAAAAGCACCACCACCCAGATCAGCACCGGGCCGGACTTCTGCTTCTCTTCAAGCACCATCCCGAGATGACGATCGAGCTTGCGGCGCACCTGGTCCGGTGCCTCCAAACTCAACAAATCGTAAAAACCACGGATACTTCCCGCTCCGTCGATCAACGCCACCCGCTGGTCGTGCTCGTACTTCTCGGGGCCATCGACCTTGATCACGTTGTAGAACATGAGCTCCTTGTTCATGTACTCATGCAGCTCGTCGCGCCCCTCAGGAGTCAGCGAGGTCAGGAAATGCCAGCGATCGTTATCCACGCCGTGTACCTTGGCCCACTCCTTGAGTACTTCCGGGCGGTCCACATCGGGCTCCAAACTCACCGCAACAAATTCCAACTTCTCGTTGTCTTCATACTTGTCGGCGACCTCCTTCATCGACTCAATCACTCCGGCACACTGTGACGGACACTGCGTGAAAACGAAGCTCACCAAATACACCTTGCCTCGCATCTCGCTCAACGCCATCTCCTCGCCATTCGAATTGAGAAAGGTCATGTCTTTCTCAACCCGTCCGACATACAACGGACGCTCGTCCTTCTCCTTCTGCTGACGGTTGAGAACCCCAACCCAG from Sulfuriroseicoccus oceanibius includes:
- a CDS encoding D-alanyl-D-alanine carboxypeptidase family protein, with amino-acid sequence MRLPHWIPLIFLFILTHAASAASAPSIYGKAAIVVDADTGVVLYTKNADQRRPVASTQKLLTALLVLEKGNVNGMLTVDRSDTLVAPAKIGLRTGQQYRRIDLLRTLLVKSSNDVAHCLARDHSGSEAAFARLMTRRARQLGMVNSNFKNASGLPADGQYSTARDMARLAITSYHTPAIRAITKIETLPFRFANGRTRTLHNTNKLLKRMPGVNGLKTGYTNAAGRCLICSINRDGRNIITVVLGSSSRHIWNDSRKLLEYGLSQAK
- a CDS encoding aminotransferase class I/II-fold pyridoxal phosphate-dependent enzyme; the protein is MPASDPHHRLPESELADLENRGLLRSLRHMASPQGRSLTPQGGRPMVNFASNDYLGLATHPTLKCAASDAADRWGTGSGASRLVCGTLLPHVTLESRLAEFKQAEAALTFSSGYACAVGTLGALAGKDDILILDKLCHASLVDGARLCGATLRVFPHNHLDKLESHLKWAQSKIQANGRIIVAVESIYSMDGDTAPLEAIVTLKEQYKALLLVDEAHSIGICGPGGRGLAAALGVASSIDFQMGTLSKALGGSGGYLCASRKWIDLLINRARSFIYSTAPSPISAAVATAAIDLVDSEEGDTLRSQLQSNITRLRALTGNSELTGPSAIVPLIVGESDAALSLSDALAKRGILAPAIRYPTVPKGSARIRFTTTTAHTDEDFVLLQDALTCR
- a CDS encoding carbon-nitrogen hydrolase, whose translation is MPKLALLQLPASADRAENISRTEAAIREAAANGAQIVCTQELFTTLYFCREQDPEHFDLADELPGDITEHHCALAKELGIVIVASGFERRAPGLYHNTAWVVDADGSFLGLYRKMHIPQDPGFEEKFFFTPGDIGYKAWDTAFGKIGVLICWDQWYPEAARLTALQGAQILIYPTAIGWLPEEKPQLGEAQHCAWETVQRGHAVANSCYVAAINRVGTEGDTEFWGQSFVANHYGQVVARGSISDQQIIYADCDLDAIDEHRRMWPFFRDRRIDSYSNILKRWDD
- a CDS encoding SCO family protein; protein product: MSDKELSKKNANVVLALCVVIALGAVVAFNWVGVLNRQQKEKDERPLYVGRVEKDMTFLNSNGEEMALSEMRGKVYLVSFVFTQCPSQCAGVIESMKEVADKYEDNEKLEFVAVSLEPDVDRPEVLKEWAKVHGVDNDRWHFLTSLTPEGRDELHEYMNKELMFYNVIKVDGPEKYEHDQRVALIDGAGSIRGFYDLLSLEAPDQVRRKLDRHLGMVLEEKQKSGPVLIWVVVLFGVVFLVFGLIFASGAAKKRAEDKK